One Synechocystis sp. LKSZ1 genomic window, GCTCCTGCCGGGTGGGACAGTGCCAAGATGGGCCGTAACAGTAGTGGAGTGTGCCTGAATGATGGCGGCGGCACAACCAGCCCCGTCCTCAGTTGGGCCAACATGACTTCTACCAATTCAGTGGTGAAAAGTAATTTAAACGTTTGTAGTGGCAACCCCGGTACAGGGCCTGATTCCATAGACCGAAGTACCCTCATCAAAGCCGTTGCCCTCAATAATCAAACTTGGCAATCCCTCGATAGCACCAACCCTAGCAAAGGCCAATATCGCATCGTTAGCTATCGTTTTACCCCCCAAGCCAGCCCCTCCCCTAGCTATTTACCGAAACCGCCGGGAACAGGAATCTTAACCATTGAAGGCCGAGTCAACCAAAGTGATGGCAATAATGCGACGGCTCGCATCGAAGTTAGTATTCCCCTAACGCCTAATACCACCCCCTTTTCCGTGCCGGGGGTTTGGATCACGAATGGTGGAACCGGGAATAACACCATCAATGGTGATGTTTTACTTAATGATTGTAATGTGGCCTTGAACACCATTAACGTGGTTTCTGGAAATAAGGTTACTTATACTAATCAACAATTTCCTACTCGCCCAACGGTTACCTGCACTGGTTTTGGCAATAGCAGTAATAACTTTTCCTTTGCTGGGTCGGGAACTTCTCCAACATCTTTAAATTATTTAGAATCTCCCTCGGGAACTATTACGTTACCCAGGGGTACCGATCAGGATGATGTTCCGGGTTCAACAGAAGGAACTTATCACTACTGCGTTAATGAAGTTGCCTTTAACAGTGGAACCAACCGCATTACGATTACAGCCGGAAAAAAGGTTCAATTTTATCTAGGCAAAAGTATTAATGTTGGTGCCAATAGCGAAATTGTCCACAACTGCACTGGCTATAGTGGGAGTGGTAGCTGTGTCCCGACGGATTTCCAGATTTATGGCTATGACGATTCAACATCTCCCCAGCCTAGCATCTGCTTGACAGGGAATAACTACCTAGAAACCTTTATTCTGGCTCCGGCCTATAAAGTGGGCGTTGCAGGTTCTGGTGGTGGTGCTGGCGGTATCAAAGGTAGTGTTTGGGCCAAGCAGTGGTCAAATGGTGGCGGCTGTGGTTCAAATACTTCTAATATTGTGGTGGTTCAAACCGCAGAGTGGAATGAATTAGTGGATAATCTGGGTCTGCCCCAATACCGGCCTCCGGCCCTATCGCCCATTTCTAATTGGTCAAGGAGACAGGTGCAATAAACGTATGATCACCCTCAAATCGAAACTCAACCCGAAACTAGCTTGGTCTGTTTATCGGCTGGTACAACCTCAACCCCAGGCCAAAGGCCTGACGATGCTAGAAGTCCTCGTGGCCATGCTAATCGCCTTTGCGTTTTTGACTGCTACCCTCAATGCCATGGTTATTTCTGCCGCGATGCAAGTCAAAGCAGAACGCCAGGCCCAGGCCACCTACTGGATTCAAAAAGACTTGGAAAATATCCAAGCTAAGGCAGGTACTCAAGCTTCAGATTCAACAAAATGTACGTCTTCTTTTAGTACCTCCTATGCAGGTAGTCTAAATACATCTACAGGGATTCCTGCTGTTAAATACACAAGCACGGATGCCAGCCCTACATATACGACGGGAACCAATTCACTGGTAGCTACTGTTGTTGCCAGTTCTATACTAGGTCGAGCCTATACCATGACCAGAACAACTGGGGGTTCTGATACGAATCCACAGATCTTAACTGTTAATTACACCGTAAGAAATGCCAATGATCCCACAACCCTTGCCAGTCTTTATACTGAAGTTATCCCGCCCAAGGCCCTGGCCTGCTAAACAAAATCAGGGATGGACTTTAATTGAGATGATGGTTGTCGTCCTGATAGTCGGTATTCTAGCGGCTATTGGTACTCCTTCAATGATTCAAGCTAAGGCCAAAAGTGATCTTAAGGATGCTCTTGGCGCGGTTAAGGGCGCTATCCAAGAGGCCCAACGGATTGCAGTCAAAAAAGGTCAAACCTGTACACTAACTTTTAGTTCTACCTCTGTAACTGGAACGCCAACAGGATGTGTTCCTACTGCTGTAACACTAGCCAATGGTATTACCCTATCCCAAAACTTTTCTAGCAATAACCTTAGTTTTTCTTTTAAAGGAAATACAACCAGTGGTGGAACAATTATTTTAAGTTCTACTAATACCGGTGAGCAAAAGTGTTTAGTGATATCCAATGGATTAGGAATTTTTAGGACAGGATTTTATGCAAACAGTACTTGTACAACCTCTCTGAGGCGGTAAAACATGAATATCTTATTTAAATTATTACTTAAACAGCAGCCATTAAGTTCAACAAATGGCTTTACTTTAATTGAGCTAATTATTGCTTCGGTAATGAGTGTGTTTGTGCTTAGTGTTGCCGGCTTCGGCCTACTTTTTGCCTTACGAGAGCAAGCAGTTACCAGTGCATCTGGCGATCTACAATACAATCTCAATCGAGCAGTCGATTTTATTGCTGAGGAAGTGAAACAGGCCTCGGCTGTCACCACAACGGCAACTCTCCCCAGTGGCTGCGTCGGCACGGGAACAAATACTGTTGTCTTGGGATTAACCATTCCCCCTGATACAACAACGAATGTTATTTATTACACTAAAACGCCTCCAAATTCGACTTGGCTTGGCCCTAGTTCTATCTACCGATGCGGGCCGAGCTTTTCAGCGGCTGGTGTGGCAGATTACAGTTCCAGTTCTACAAAAAGTGCAGAAATTTTAATCGATCTCATTGCTAGCGATAGTAATACCAATACATGCCAAAATGGAGGAACCGCAAATCCCACGACTAACTCCGGCTTTTTTGTCTGTATTACAAATACAAAATTAGTAGAGATTCAAGCAAATGCTAATGCCATGGCCTCACTAGATACCATTGCAGGGACAAATGCTAGCTCTCGGTATGGCAATAAGCTGACCTATTCAGCAATAACTCAAGTCTATGCTCGCTCTGCACCATGATTTTCTTGAGCAGCAGACAGTGGCTAGCTTAATAGTGGTTCGCGGCTTTACCAAGGAGAATGTTCTGTTTCCAAAGCATCCCTCTAGATTTGTGAATCAACTTAATTGCCTGCAATGCTGATGATGTCATTGTCCATTCCCTCAAAAAGTAGGCCGACAAGCACGGAATTAGCACAAAAACAGAACGTCGAAGCCACGCACTACTTTAATACCAAAAGACTTTCTGTTTTGCTGCTTTCAAACTGAACAATTATGTTCCAATTATCCCTCAAAATTCGAGTGATTTTGGATGTTGAGCAATTACCAACTCGAAGATAAATAAACTTGGGTGGATGACCATAAAGTAAACTGCGCTGATGAAAGTCAGAATCTTTGGAAACAATCGCGAAACCATTCGCCTTTGCATATTCCCAGATTACGACATCATCTGTATTAATTAGTTTGAGCGTTTTAACATGCTCAGAATCAGGATACAAATCAATGATTTTGTAAATTATCCTGTCGGATAGATTTTCATCTAATAGCAGTTTCACAAGGATGCTACAAATAACTTTTTCTCACGATCAGCCGCAAAAGCAAGACAAGCTTTAATATCCTCTGCCGTGAGTTCAGAAAAATCTTCTAAAATCTCTGCTTCGCTCATCCCCCCTGCCAAATATTCTAAAATGTCGTACACGGTAATTCGCATTCCCCGAATACAGGGCTTGCCACTACGTTTTCCAGGTTCGATAGTAATAAGATTTTGGTAATCCATCATAATGGCAGGAATAATGATTTTACGGCAATGTTGTTAGCCTAATTTTGGGGTGAGTTTGACTAATAAATTTAACGCCAGAAACACCGAGAAGCTAAGAAGAGGGCCATACCATCTAGGCCAGGAGAATAATGAGAAGGAAGAAGCCCAGAATCGCGGCCGTAGATTGCAAGAAAAGGGGAAACGCAAAGGAAGTCATGGGGGATACCTAACCTTAATATTTTCTTTATAACTTTAGGCTAACAGAGTAATTTTCTTTAGGGCCTAGTAAAAGCACGGAAATTATCGAAATTTTATTACCATTTCAAGACAGATTCCCCGTGGGTTTGCTTAGCCTTAGCCTCCTGCTCGAACCAAGTAATAATCTGCTCTGGGGTTAAATCCGTTAGAGAAACTTCTGTTTTTGCTGAGATCAGCATTAGTAAACGCAGGGACGAGATGGTCAAGCGAGTTAGAAATTTCTCCGACTGATCCAACTGGGCCTGTTCTACGAGGGCGGATTCGGCAGGGGTCAAAAAGGAGGAATGATCGGCATCCAGCATAGAAAATTGCTCAAGGAAGTGGGGGATTCCCTCTGATCATACCCCGCCAGTTATAATACCCTTTGCTGAATAAACATCGATTTCACGGGGAAATAGGCATGGCGAAGGTGCGGGTTGGCTTATTGTTTGGTGGGCGTTCGGGGGAACATGAGGTCTCGATCAACTCTGCCCGCTCGATCTACCAGGCCTTAACCGAGGGCCATAATCCCGAAAAATATACGGTTACGCCGTTCTATATTCAACGCCAGGGCCTTTGGACTGACCCCGAGCAATCTCTGCAAGTGCTTCAGCAGGGCCAGTCCTTGGCGGAACAATCGATTCTCCCGGCCCAGCGCTGGCAATTTCCCGCTGCTGTTGCGGATATTCAGGTCTGGTTTCCGATTCTGCACGGCCCCAATGGAGAAGATGGCACTATCCAAGGCCTGTTGACTCTGATGCAGGTGCCCTTTGTTGGTAGTGGGGTTCTGGGCTCCGCCGTGGGCATGGATAAGATCGCCATGAAACAGATTTTTGAGCGCGTTGGTCTACCCCAAGTCCGCTACGTCGCGGTGGAACGAAGCCAAATCTGGTCGAATCCCTGCGTTTTCCCCAAACTCTGTGACGATATTGAAGCCGAACTGGGCTATCCCTGTTTTGTAAAACCGGCCAACCTGGGTTCTTCGGTGGGTATTGCCAAGGTGCGCAATC contains:
- a CDS encoding type II secretion system protein encodes the protein MITLKSKLNPKLAWSVYRLVQPQPQAKGLTMLEVLVAMLIAFAFLTATLNAMVISAAMQVKAERQAQATYWIQKDLENIQAKAGTQASDSTKCTSSFSTSYAGSLNTSTGIPAVKYTSTDASPTYTTGTNSLVATVVASSILGRAYTMTRTTGGSDTNPQILTVNYTVRNANDPTTLASLYTEVIPPKALAC
- a CDS encoding DUF5615 family PIN-like protein, with amino-acid sequence MKLLLDENLSDRIIYKIIDLYPDSEHVKTLKLINTDDVVIWEYAKANGFAIVSKDSDFHQRSLLYGHPPKFIYLRVGNCSTSKITRILRDNWNIIVQFESSKTESLLVLK
- a CDS encoding type II secretion system protein codes for the protein MIPQPLPVFILKLSRPRPWPAKQNQGWTLIEMMVVVLIVGILAAIGTPSMIQAKAKSDLKDALGAVKGAIQEAQRIAVKKGQTCTLTFSSTSVTGTPTGCVPTAVTLANGITLSQNFSSNNLSFSFKGNTTSGGTIILSSTNTGEQKCLVISNGLGIFRTGFYANSTCTTSLRR
- a CDS encoding D-alanine--D-alanine ligase family protein; its protein translation is MAKVRVGLLFGGRSGEHEVSINSARSIYQALTEGHNPEKYTVTPFYIQRQGLWTDPEQSLQVLQQGQSLAEQSILPAQRWQFPAAVADIQVWFPILHGPNGEDGTIQGLLTLMQVPFVGSGVLGSAVGMDKIAMKQIFERVGLPQVRYVAVERSQIWSNPCVFPKLCDDIEAELGYPCFVKPANLGSSVGIAKVRNRSELETALDNAASYDRRIIVEAALADIREIECAVLGNDKPQASVIGEITYDSDFYDYETKYTDGRAQLHIPALLPSEVTAQVQSMALQAFQAIGASGLSRVDFFYQESSGTLVINEINTLPGFTAFSMYPQLWAATGVAFPDLVDRLIQLALEENTTAA
- a CDS encoding type II secretion system protein, with product MNILFKLLLKQQPLSSTNGFTLIELIIASVMSVFVLSVAGFGLLFALREQAVTSASGDLQYNLNRAVDFIAEEVKQASAVTTTATLPSGCVGTGTNTVVLGLTIPPDTTTNVIYYTKTPPNSTWLGPSSIYRCGPSFSAAGVADYSSSSTKSAEILIDLIASDSNTNTCQNGGTANPTTNSGFFVCITNTKLVEIQANANAMASLDTIAGTNASSRYGNKLTYSAITQVYARSAP
- a CDS encoding DUF433 domain-containing protein codes for the protein MDYQNLITIEPGKRSGKPCIRGMRITVYDILEYLAGGMSEAEILEDFSELTAEDIKACLAFAADREKKLFVASL